Proteins co-encoded in one Aspergillus flavus chromosome 2, complete sequence genomic window:
- a CDS encoding putative kynureninase produces MSNVKSSKPVFPENAGSKEYAASLDAADPLASFRDKFIIPSKANINSKKLAKPGLSSDPCIYFCGNSLGIQPKATAKYLEAQLDTWSSIGVSGHFVDLEGSPLKQWQLLSEQAAASMSKIVGAQAEEVAAMGTLTANLHLLLASFYKPTPTKHKILLDWKAFPSDHYAIESHLAWHNLDPKQSMVLIGPDEGEYEISTEKILSYIDEHAESAALILLPGIQYYTGQLFDIQKITAYAQSRDLTVGWDLAHAYGNVELKLHDWDVDFAAWCTYKYGNAGPGAMGGLFVHERHGRVDYSEGEDAPKFRHRLTGWYGGDRSVRFKMDNNFKPIPGAGGWQLSNPSAIDLACLCASLSVFDETSMAELRKKAVMLTAYLEHLLLKDTTDETRPFRIITPADPEARGAQLSVLLKPGLLQNVSQKLQEGGIVCDKREPGVVRVAPTPLYNTFTDVWKFVSYFKAALDEPELKN; encoded by the exons ATGTCTAACGTTAAATCTTCCAAGCCGGTTTTCCCTGAAAATGCAGGGTCAAAGGAATACGCGGCGTCTCTCGACGCAGCAGACCCGTTGGCATCATTTCGTGACAAGTTCATTATTCCTTCAAAGGCAAACATAAATAGCAAGAAGCTTGCAAAGCCAG GTCTCTCGTCAGACCCGTGCATTTACTTCTGTGGCAACTCTCTAGGTATTCAGCCAAAGGCCACAGCGAAATACCTAGAAGCACAGTTAGACACTTGGTCGTCAATTGGTGTATCTGGTCATTTCGTAGATCTCGAGGGCTCTCCTCTGAAACAATGGCAATTGCTTTCCGAACAAGCCGCAGCATCGATGAGTAAGATCGTCGGAGCACAAGCAGAGGAAGTTGCAGCAATGGGAACCCTAACCGCAAACCTTCATCTCTTGCTTGCGAGCTTCTATAAGCCGACTCCAACAAAGCACAAGATTCTGTTAGATTGGAAAGCTTTCCCCAGCGATCAT TATGCCATTGAATCTCATCTGGCCTGGCACAATCTCGACCCGAAACAATCCATGGTTCTCATTGGCCCAGACGAGGGCGAGTATGAGATCTCCACAGAAAAGATCTTGTCTTACATTGACGAGCATGCCGAAAGTGCAGCTCTCATTCTTCTGCCAGGGATTCAATACTATACTGGACAGCTTTTCGACATCCAAAAGATCACAGCCTATGCACAGTCACGAGATCTTACTGTTGGGTGGGATTTAGCTCATGCGTATGGTAACGTTGAGCTGAAACTACATGACTGGGACGTCGACTTTGCAGCCTGGTGCACGTATAAATACGGAAATGCCGGGCCAGGGGCGATGGGAGGTCTTTTCGTTCATGAGAGGCACGGTCGAGTTGATTATagcgaaggagaagacgCTCCAAAGTTTAGGCATCGTCTGACCGGGTGGTACGGTGGTGATAGAAGCGTGAGGTTCAAGATGGACAATA ATTTCAAGCCAATCCCCGGAGCAGGCGGTTGGCAACTTTCGAATCCTTCGGCTATCGATCTTGCATGTCTCTGCGCCTCGTTGTCCGTTTTCGACGAGACATCTATGGCTGAACTGCGCAAAAAGGCCGTTATGCTAACGGCATACTTGGAGCATCTCTTGCTGAAAGATACCACTGACGAAACACGTCCTTTCCGCATTATCACGCCAGCAGATCCCGAGGCAAGAGGGGCTCAACTCAGTGTACTACTGAAACCTGGCTTGTTGCAGAACGTCTCCCAGAAATTGCAAGAAGGGGGTATAGTTTGCGACAAGAGAGAGCCGGGTGTCGTCCGCGTTGCCCCTACTCCACTGTACAACACTTTCACCGACGTATGGAAGTTCGTGAGTTATTTCAAGGCTGCACTGGACGAACCAGAACTGAAGAATTGA
- a CDS encoding putative NAD dependent epimerase/dehydratase (unnamed protein product), with the protein MATKRVVVAGGSGFLGSRICRSAVARGWSVTSLSRTGEPRWDAISSSPERPSWASSVEWARADMLKPESYKPFLSGATAVVHTMGIILEADYKGVVQGREPIISGLQRAFSSSKMGSQNPLQRREGEPLKAKERDGQLTYELMNRDSAIALAQETSNEHVPTFVFISAAAGAPVLPSRYITTKREAETTISTTIPELRSIFIRAPFMYDSSRKFTLPIALGGFIGSQFNELLGNRLDFLGTMVTKPFQVDMVGEAVVEAMEDESVRGAVGTKKIEALATSAWRKSML; encoded by the exons ATGGCTACGAAAAGGGTAGTCGTTGCGGGCGGAAGCGGTTTTCTAG GCTCGAGGATATGCAGGTCTGCGGTAGCCAGAGGCTGGTCGGTAACTTCTCTCAG CCGGACCGGAGAGCCACGATGGGATGCGATTTCGAGTTCGCCCGAACGCCCTAGTTGGGCGAGCTCTGTAGAATGGGCTAGAGCAGATATGCTGAAACCGGAGTCTTACAAGCCTTTCTTGAGCGGTGCTACTGCTGTTGTACACACCATGGGCATTATCCTAGAGGCCGACTACAAAGGCGTGGTGCAAGGAAGAGAACCCATCATTAGTGGCCTACAAAGggccttcagctcctccaaaATGGGCAGCCAGAATCCCCTACAAAGGCGGGAAGGAGAGCCAttgaaagcaaaggaaagagatggaCAATTGACTTATGAGCTGATGAACAGAGATTCCG CAATTGCACTAGCCCAAGAGACCTCCAACGAGCATGTCCCAACATTTGTATTCATTTCCGCCGCAGCGGGGGCGCCTGTTCTTCCGAGCAGATATATCACAACCAAACGAGAAGCTGAAACAACCATATCGACGACAATCCCGGAATTGCGGAGTATCTTCATCCGAGCTCCATTTATGTACGACTCAAGCAGAAAGTTTACATTGCCAATAGCACTTGGAGGCTTCATTGGGTCTCAGTTCAATGAGCTTTTGGGCAATAGACTTGACTTTCTCGGCACAATGGTGACCAAACCTTTTCAGGTGGACATGGTAGGCGAGGCCGTGGTTGAGGCGATGGAGGACGAGTCCGTGCGTGGTGCTGtaggaacaaagaaaatcgaagCTCTGGCCACGAGTGCTTGGAGAAAAAGCATGCTATGA
- a CDS encoding pre-mRNA-splicing factor syf2 (SYF2 splicing factor family protein) has product MPTERSTEQPASKVSADDEPVSVTAKEQNNAAKDSTASQKGPEGAKASGNSSATVEPVKGDDTAAKARQRQERFKALQARAKSATERNLKETAAETQRLATDPSLLSSLSRKHAFASHNLLKADTEAAGEDFERKRAWDWTVDESEKWDKRMEKKQRHRDDVAFQDYTQDARKVYKRQLREIQPDLEAYEREKLAAIERAAANGDLEIVETNDGEMIAVDKNGSFYSTADTVGFTDNKPDRAAVDKLVGDLRKAEEVRLKKRRERRGEEDADVTYINEKNKQFNQKLARFYNKYTTEIRDSFERGTMI; this is encoded by the exons ATGCCTACTGAGCGCAGTACTGAACAACCTGCGTCAAAAGTTTCTGCCGACGACGAGCCCGTTTCTGTTACAGCTAAGGAACAGAATAATGCCGCCAAAGATTCCACTGCTAGCCAAAAAGGACCTGAAGGCGCAAAAGCTTCAGGCAATTCATCGGCAACAGTGGAACCCGTGAAAGGAGACGATACGGCCGCAAAGGCGCGCCAGAGACAGGAAAGATTCAAAGCCCTTCAAGCTCGTGCG aaatccGCGACCGAGCGCAACTTGAAGGAAACGGCAGCCGAGACACAGCGTCTAGCAACCGATCCATCGCTGCTTTCGTCATTGTCTCGTAAACATGCGTTTGCGTCACATAACCTACTTAAAGCCGATACGGAAGCCGCCGGTGAAGATTTTGAACGGAAACGCGCTTGGGATTGGACTGTCGACGAATCCGAGAAGTGGGATAAGCGAatggagaaaaagcaacgCCATCGGGATGATGTCGCTTTTCAGGACTATACGCAAGATGCACGCAAAGTCTACAAGAGACAACTGCGCGAGATACAGCCAGACTTGGAAGCTTACGAGCGAGAGAAGTTGGCAGCTATTGAGAGGGCTGCTGCTAATGGCGACTTGGAAATTGTGGAAACCAATGATGGTGAAATGATCGCCGTCGATAAGAATGGCTCTTTTTATTCCACTGCCGATACGGTGGGTTTCACTGACAATAAGCCTGATCGAGCCGCTGTCGATAAATTAGTGGGAGACCTCaggaaagcagaagaagttcGGCTCAAGAAACGGAGAGAACGCCGTGGCGAAGAGGACGCCGATGTCACCTACATCAACGAAAAGAACAAGCAATTCAACCAGAAGTTGGCGCGCTTCTATAACAAG TACACTACGGAAATTCGTGACAGCTTCGAACGTGGTACTATGATCTGA
- the velC gene encoding velvet complex protein has protein sequence MSNTPLPQWTHSLSDSLDTSTRAGDDAGRGIATIPNPAYSTQEPPRFLFPDSQGYDPTASTSSHSRFVFEGAKRDSAEHRYSVSSSTSGPLAPYAWQRSSISKNVDYGGPSSSYYEASSQGRGSIGSTGRANDIESLYSSSSTTFPSPVHSDKSSAIFTIHPAPKYSAQQPPRQTTSGVPSGFQNLLHHSPSPPPRRPSTASRYHLHIREQPIAARACGNSNRDRRPVDPPPILQLLLTDFDPVSDQDKDVLQDPRFAVGCILFPAVTSSQQASSDMERGGAIRESRLGSTASPGQLTPLLSGKTFVSPFYVDADPDPATAPAHPTSEDSVTQRTPGGLERTKQPATFFIFSDLSISKAGVYRLQFRLMNWGHVEDTGQQMPILAEAWSNPFHVYPAKDFPGMKDSSPLAEGLKELGFVELKTRGEGKGKGRKR, from the exons ATGTCGAATACGCCATTACCACAATGGACGCACTCCCTTTCCGACAGCCTCGATACGAGCACTCGCGCCGGTGACGATGCAGGAAGAGGAATCGCAACAATTCCAAACCCTGCATATTCGACTCAAGAACCCCCACGGTTTCTATTTCCAGACAGTCAAGGTTATGATCCTACCGCCAGCACCTCGAGTCATTCTAGGTTTGTATTTGAAGGAGCAAAACGGGATAGCGCGGAGCACCGATATAGTGTTTCCTCAAGCACGAGTGGGCCTCTTGCTCCATACGCATGGCAGCGCTCGAGCATCTCGAAGAACGTTGACTATGGTGGGCCATCGAGTTCCTATTATGAAGCATCAAGCCAAGGCCGTGGCTCCATAGGCTCCACGGGGCGGGCCAACGACATAGAATCTCT GTATAGTAGTTCTTCCACGACGTTTCCAAGTCCCGTCCATTCTGATAAGAGTTCGGCAATATTCACCATCCATCCTGCGCCAAAATATTCAGCGCAGCAACCCCCGCGTCAGACAACGTCCGGCGTACCCTCGGGCTTTCAGAACCTGCTTCACCATTCCccatcaccacctccgcGGCGGCCTTCAACAGCTTCCCGTTATCATTTACATATTCGAGAGCAACCAATAGCGGCAAGAGCGTGCGGGAATAGTAATAGAGATCGGCGACCTGTCGATCCACCACCCATCCTCCAATTGCTCCTGACCGACTTCGATCCAGTGTCAGATCAAGATAAAGATGTCTTGCAGGATCCGAGATTTGCAGTTGGTTGTATCCTATTCCCTGCGGTGACATCTTCCCAGCAAGCCTCATCAGATATGGAGAGAGGCGGTGCCATTCGAGAAAGCCGCCTTGGATCTACCGCGAGCCCAGGTCAATTAACACCTTTGCTTTCCGGAAAGACATTCGTCTCTCCCTTCTATGTCGATGCAGACCCGGACCCTGCGACAGCACCTGCCCACCCGACTAGTGAGGATTCTGTGACGCAGAGGACCCCTGGAGGATTGGAACGGACGAAACAACCGGCGACATTTTTCATATTCTCGGACCTCTCAATCAGCAAAGCTGGAGTGTATCGCCTGCAATTTCGGCTCATGAATTGGGGCCATGTGGAGGATACCGGTCAGCAAATGCCTATTCTCGCGGAGGCGTGGTCGAATCCATTCCACGTGTACCCAGCTAAGGACTTTCCCGGGATGAAAGACTCATCCCCGCTCGCGGAGGGACTCAAGGAGCTCGGGTTTGTCGAACTAAAAACAAGGGGCGAAGGAAAgggcaagggaagaaagcGATGA
- a CDS encoding uncharacterized protein (expressed protein), whose product MSDKKGILTNFVATQTERSKYVMYPYLLSVYGLGAATTYAMIRMVFGHKTWFGKD is encoded by the exons ATGTCGGATAAGAAAGGCATCCTAACGAATTTCGTTGCTACTCAGACCGAGCGTAGCAAGTACGTCATGTACCCCTACCTCCTCTCCGTCTACGGCCTGGGTGCTG CCACCACCTACGCTATGATCCGCATGGTCTTC GGCCACAAGACCTGGTTCGGCAAGGATTAA
- a CDS encoding Indoleamine 2,3-dioxygenase: MRYTPEVSLDEYGVSLQNGFLPHSPPLKTMENPYYWPWEHIVSDLPDHIRFRTIRQAVETLPVLSTSKLQGEPEWRRAYLLLAYLTHAYIWGGGKPKDVLPPAISSPFLEVSSHLELPPCATYAALNLWNYATSDPNADLTDPDLLSVTASFTGTKDEEWFLMISVALEAKGAQLIPLMLDTIHAVSIDDAQLACDSLLALSEGLKELRKLLERMYEKNRPSVFYHQLRPLLAGSKNMASAGLPNGVFYDIGDGQGQWHQYSGGSNAQSSLIQTFDIFLGVEHIATGGMKTNDAVQPRAKNGFMQEMRNYMPGPHRRFLEMLTRVSNVRAYALSHKANSPIRDAYNAAVMSLGVFRDSHIQIVTRYIIMAAKAKPPTNESTQVNLATSTTTHMRDKNEKLTGGIHGTGGTDLIPFLKQTRDTTKATASYD, translated from the exons ATGCGCTATACTCCCGAGGTCTCACTCGACGAATATGGGGTGTCACTTCAGAATGGCTTCCTCCCTCATTCTCCCccgttgaagacgatggaaAATCCTTATTACTGGCCATGGGAGCATATTGTTAGTGACTTGCCGGACCATATTCGATTCCGAACTATACGACAAGCTGTCGAAACACTTCCTGTCCTTTCGACGTCGAAGCTACAAGGAGAGCCAGAATGGAGGAGAGCCTATCTTTTACTTGCCTATCTTACACATGCCTACATCTGGGGTGGTGGAAAACCGAAAGAT GTTCTACCCCCTGCTATATCCTCACCATTCCTCGAAGTCTCGAGTCACTTAGAACTCCCTCCATGTGCCACATACGCAGCCCTTAATTTATGGAACTACGCAACCTCCGATCCCAACGCGGACCTCACAGACCCTGACCTTCTGTCAGTGACGGCTTCATTCACCGGAACCAAGGACGAAGAATGGTTCCTAATGATCTCCGTCGCATTAGAAGCAAAAGGAGCACAACTTATCCCGTTGATGCTCGACACAATACACGCTGTCAGTATTGATGACGCTCAACTTGCGTGTGATTCACTCCTCGCACTCAGCGAAGGCCTCAAGGAACTTCGCAAACTACTAGAACGGATGTACGAAAAGAACCGCCCCTCAGTATTCTACCACCAACTCCGCCCGCTTCTAGCCGGCAGCAAAAACATGGCCTCAGCCGGACTACCCAACGGCGTTTTCTATGACATCGGCGATGGTCAAGGACAATGGCATCAATACAGCGGCGGAAGCAATGCACAGAGCTCATTGATCCAGACATTCGACATATTCCTGGGTGTGGAACATATAGCTACCGGAGGCATGAAGACTAATGATGCAGTTCAGCCAAGAGCTAAGAACGGATTCATGCAG GAAATGAGAAACTATATGCCCGGACCCCACCGACGCTTCCTCGAGATGCTCACCAGGGTCTCGAATGTCCGTGCTTACGCGCTTAGTCACAAGGCCAATTCGCCAATTCGAGACGCCTACAACGCAGCTGTGATGTCCCTAGGGGTTTTCAGGGACTCACATATTCAAATCGTCACGAGGTACATCATCATGGCGGCGAAGGCGAAACCGCCAACCAATGAGTCGACACAAGTCAATTTGGCCACATCGACGACGACCCATATGCGAGACAAAAACGAGAAGCTTACCGGGGGGATCCATGGTACGGGTGGGACAGATCTGATACCGTTCCTCAAGCAAACTCGAGATACGACTAAAGCTACAGCAAGTTATGATTAA
- a CDS encoding putative xylanase/chitin deacetylase (chitin deacetylase, putative), producing the protein MYTFFTLSLLMTLTPHVLSAPLNNAITTVPTGQIIRSCTTPNTVALTFDDGPSGYTPQLLDLLNEYGAKATFFMIGEGSQEYPDTIRRMRSEGHQVGSHTLEHASLPSLSYEQIVQQMTKLEGILQSAMGDIPTYMRPPYFEVNEQVLAAMNELGYKVIQSSIDTKDYENNDVSRIDISYEKFVNELNAGGSIVLAHDIHEQTVVSLARRMMEEIKARGFKMTTVGECLGEAEAEWYRKGR; encoded by the exons ATGTATACATTCTTCACTCTTTCACTTCTTATGACTCTTACTCCCCATGTCTTGTCCGCACCATTGAACAACGCCATCACCACCGTCCCTACCGGCCAGATCATCAGGAGCTGCACCACCCCGAACACCGTTGCCCTGACCTTCGACGACGGTCCCTCGGGCTACACGCCGCAACTGCTCGACCTGCTGAACGAGTACGGAGCCAAGGCCACCTTCTTCATGATCGGTGAAGGCAGCCAGGAATATCCCGATACGATCAGGCGCATGAGGAGCGAAGGCCACCAGGTCGGATCACACAC ATTGGAGCATGCCAGTCTCCCATCCCTGAGCTACGAGCAAATCGTGCAACAGATGACGAAGCTCGAGGGGATTCTGCAGTCTGCCATGGGAGATATTCCCACTTACATGCGGCCTCCGTATTTTGAAGTCAACGAACAGGTCCTTGCGGCTATGAATGAACTGGGCTACAAGGTTATCCAGTCTAGTATTGATACTAAGGATTACGAGAATAATGATGTCTCGCGGATTGACATTAGTTATGAGAAATTCGTTAATGAGTTGAATGCCGGTGGTAGCATCGTGCTGGCTCATGATATCCATGAGCAGACGGTGGTTAGTCTCGCTCGGCggatgatggaggagattAAGGCGAGAGGTTTTAAGA TGACTACCGTCGGAGAATGCCTCGGTGAGGCCGAAGCGGAGTGGTACCGTAAAGGCCGTTAG
- a CDS encoding PLC-like phosphodiesterase translates to MLGFGLLALLPFAAAGTVLPRQTACNNSPDLCSKSYGEITHLGAHDSPFVRDASTGYSTSGNQYFNTTVQLDAGVRLISAQVHKKDSEWHLCHSSCELMDAGKLSTWLSEIKSWLDSNKNDVVTLLLVNSDDASASDLHAQFQTANLVDYAYTPTSQTTAPSSWPTLESLINNGTRLMTFVASLDASKNTVAPYLMDEFTYIWENPYDVTSPSNFSCNPDRPSSLQNDLSSALSSNRLPFMNHFLYQTVLSLEYPNSSYVSTTNAPSGGTGNLGDAATKCKEAYSRQPAFILVDFFDKGPAIKTVDNLNGVTNAVGRTNLTAATQTSGASTYSNVFKGLVELVQSAKLGSNPSMGEWVWVGGDWGSLLGGGITL, encoded by the exons ATGCTAGGGTTCGGCCTCTTAGCTTTGCTTCCTTTTGCTGCCGCCGGAACGGTGCTCCCGCGCCAAACGGCATGCAATAACTCGCCCGATTTATGCTCGAAATCATACGGCGAAATCACTCATCTGGGTGCACATGACAGTCCTTTTGTACGAGATGCTTCGACTGGCTATTCGACGTCTGGGAATCA GTATTTCAATACTACGGTGCAGCTTGACGCTGGCGTTCGCTTGATCTCGGCTCAGGTCCATAAGAAGGATAGCGAATGGCATCTATGTCATTCTAGTTGTGAGTTGATGGACGCAGGGAAGCTGAGCACATGGTTGTCCGAGATCAAGAGCTGGTTGGATTCCAACAAGAACGATG TGGTAACACTTTTACTGGTCAACTCCGATGACGCCTCTGCCTCCGATCTTCATGCGCAATTCCAAACAGCCAACCTTGTCGACTACGCATATACACCCACCTCCCAGACTACCGCGCCGAGCTCGTGGCCAACTTTAGAAAGTCTCATCAACAATGGAACTCGATTAATGACATTTGTGGCATCCTTGGATGCGTCTAAGAATACGGTGGCTCCGTACCTCATGGACGAGTTCACCTACATTTGGGAGAACCCTTACGACGTAACGAGCCCCTCCAACTTCTCCTGCAACCCCGACCGTCCATCCAGCCTCCAGAACGACCTGTCGTCTGCGCTCTCCTCGAATCGTTTGCCGTTCATGAACCACTTCCTCTACCAGACAGTTCTCAGCCTGGAATATCCCAACTCCAGCTACGTGTCGACCACTAACGCGCCGTCCGGCGGAACCGGCAACCTGGGCGACGCAGCCACTAAGTGCAAGGAAGCCTACAGCCGCCAACCAGCCTTTATCctggttgatttcttcgaCAAGGGCCCCGCCATCAAGACCGTCGACAACCTGAACGGCGTCACCAATGCCGTGGGCCGTACCAACCTAACGGCCGCCACCCAGACCAGCGGTGCCTCCACCTACTCCAACGTCTTCAAGGGACTAGTCGAGCTGGTCCAGAGCGCCAAACTGGGCTCCAACCCCAGCATGGGCGAATGGGTCTGGGTGGGAGGCGACTGGGGCAGCCTACTCGGCGGCGGCATCACGCTCTAA
- a CDS encoding inositol-pentakisphosphate 2-kinase, giving the protein MTKPNLLELPIGTQLVYLAEGGANVIYRIVSAKSAIASKKELPLAVNGAGPGVVDSSSVPPEFKGKLLRLRKDTPSGIPYQEIARNFDKNIRPLFKPEELVDQELVCLPRGLIQHCNDQLRVAEMDGKRSKRRQGVYLATTEPFGLLITDMTTFNDTGMVLAELKPKWLLQSPSAPATARRCRTCAMRDMKNHEAWTRGGKPERSFCPLDLVSDKFENVLRATRSVKGCKDPKRLAKVLYWNGTMQKLLAHQRAHRDVGLHGPPAQSRDKSLGMTLRDCTMFIKMPSDEVGTVEIRLGDLDLKTGAGGKAKYWLDVEKQLISEGWYLGSKTCSHISDCALQGSRGHSQPSI; this is encoded by the exons ATGACCAAGCCCAATCTATTAGAGCTCCCAATAGGGACTCAGCTCGTCTATTTGGCAGAGGGCGGTGCCAACGTGATCTATCGCATCGTCTCCGCGAAGTCGGCCATTGCGTCGAAGAAAGAGTTGCCCCTGGCAGTTAATGGTGCTGGGCCTGGTGTGGTAGACTCCTCTAGTGTCCCACCTGAGTTTAAAGGCAAGTTGCTTCGATTGCGGAAGGATACACCTTCCGGGATCCCTTATCAGGAGATCGCTCGAAATTTCGACAAGAACATTCGCCCTCTCTTCAAGCCGGAGGAGCTTGTGGATCAGGAGCTGGTATGCCTCCCACGGGGACTGATCCAGCACTGCAATGATCAGCTGCGCGTCGCCGAGATGGACGGCAAGCGTTCCAAACGACGCCAAGGCGTATATCTGGCTACTACTGAGCCATTTGGACTCCTGATCACCGACATGACCACCTTCAACGACACGGGCATGGTTCTGGCCGAATTGAAACCGAAGTGGCTTTTACAATCACCATCGGCGCCGGCTACTGCTCGCAGATGTCGTACTTGCGCAATGCGTGATATGAAGAACCACGAAGCGTGGACGAGGGGCGGGAAGCCAGAGCGATCGTTCTGCCCGCTCGACTTGGTCTCGGACAAGTTCGAGAACGTCCTGCGGGCCACTCGGTCGGTCAAGGGCTGCAAAGACCCGAAGCGGCTGGCGAAAGTGCTGTATTGGAATGGGACAATGCAGAAGCTTCTCGCTCATCAAAGAGCACATCGCGATGTTGGGCTACACGGCCCACCGGCGCAGTCTCGGGATAAGTCACTCGGAATGACCCTCCGAGACTGCACGATGTTCATTAAG ATGCCGAGCGACGAAGTGGGGACTGTTGAAATCCGTCTCGGTGATCTGGACCTGAAGACGGGAGCTGGTGGCAAAGCGAAATACTGGCTGGATGTGGAGAAACAGTTGATCTCCGAGGGCTGGTACTTGGGGTCGAAGACCTGTTCACACATTAGCGATTGTGCATTACAAGGATCCCGAGGTCATTCGCAGCCGTCTATCTAG
- a CDS encoding MTH1187/YkoF-like protein, producing the protein MASSDISSIPTPAHCTADFCLIPIGTSSPSVSAQIADVQRLIEKSGLKYVMHSAGTTLEGPWDKVHQVIGQAHTVLHQQGIVRIQTDVRVGSRTDKEQSFEDKVNKVRQLLGKE; encoded by the exons ATGGCCTCCTCCGatatctcctccatcccaaCACCAGCCCACTGCACCGCAGACTTCTGCCTAATCCCG ATCGGcacctcctccccctccgtCTCCGCCCAAATCGCCGACGTCCAACGCCTAATCGAGAAATCCGGTCTCAAGTACGTGATGCACAGCGCCGGCACAACCCTCG AGGGGCCCTGGGACAAAGTTCATCAGGTTATTGGACAGGCGCATACGGTTCTGCATCAGCAGGGGATTGTGCGCATCCAGACGGATGTGAGGGTTGGGTCGag GACCGATAAGGAACAGTCATTCGAGGATAAGGTGAATAAGGTACGGCAGTTGTTGGGGAAGGAGTAA
- a CDS encoding transcription initiation factor IIF, auxiliary subunit (subunit of both the NuA4 histone H4 acetyltransferase complex and the SWR1 complex) translates to MPSATGTKRVRGVSIFRPFVFGSEAQPFDPAKKPPNAPADHTHQWRVYVKGVNDEDISYWLKKVQFKLHETYAQNIRTIEQPPFEVTETGWGEFEIQIKLYFVPESMEKPQTLWHSLKLHPYGPDAEAMKERRDQVVSQNYEEIVFNEPVEQFHDLLTGGGAPAQPQKGKGGKNTKQSGQRNVRTAEIPQNDSPGNPYSKATENKELDRLGEASRTVEQLIKEEKERLIDREKRLAELRESEGVPANTKKR, encoded by the exons ATGCCTTCCGCCACAGGCACGAAGCGCGTGAGA GGTGTCTCTATCTTCAGGCCCTTCG TATTCGGCAGCGAAGCTCAACCCTTCGACCCAGCCAAGAAACCCCCCAACGCCCCCGCCGATCACACGCATCAATGGCGCGTCTACGTCAAAGGCGTCAACGACGAAGACATCTCCTACTGGCTAAAGAAGGTCCAATTTAAGCTCCACGAGACATACGCCCAGAACATCCGCACCATCGAACAGCCCCCGTTCGAGGTAACGGAGACGGGATGGGGTGAATTCGAGATTCAAATCAAACTCTACTTCGTACCTGAATCGATGGAGAAGCCTCAGACTCTCTGGCATAGTCTCAAGTTGCATCCGTACGGGCCAGATGCGGAAGCCATGAAGGAGCGACGAGACCAAGTAGTCAGCCAGAATTATGAGGAGATCGTCTTCAACGAGCCTGTGGAGCAATTCCATGATCTGCTTACTGGGGGTGGTGCACCGGCGCAACCgcagaaaggaaagggaggaaagaacaCTAAACAAAGCGGTCAGCGGAATGTCAGGACGGCGGAGATCCCTCAGAATGACTCTCCGGGCAACCCTTATAGCAAAGCAACCGAGAACAAGGAATTGGATCGCTTGGGTGAGGCTAGCAGGACGGTCGAACAGCTgatcaaggaggagaaggagcgaCTTATTGATCGTGAGAAGAGGCTGGCTGAACTGCGCGAGAGTGAAGGGGTGCCTGCGAACACGAAGAAGCGTTAA